Part of the Eshraghiella crossota genome is shown below.
TATTCAGTTCATCCGTTCTTTGCAATCAATAATAAATATGATTCTTACAAAGAACTTACATCCACGTTATTTACAATTGAAGGACCGGATACCCACAGGGATTGTGTTGCTTCCCTGATAAGGCAGTGTGGCAATAAAGTGATATTTATACAGCCGGATATGAAGGCAAGGTATCACGGAGCTGCGGTATTTGCCAGCAATCTTTTAATGGGATTAATGGAGACGGCAGTTGATGAGCTTGCAGCCTGTGGTTTCTCTAAAGAGGATGCACTTACCGCAATCTATCCACTTGCTTTGAATAATTTAAAACATCTGGAAAACAATAGCCTTGAGGACTCCCTTACCGGACCGTTAGAGCGTAACGATGTCAGCACAGTCAGAAAACATCTTGGATGTTTTAAAGGCGATGACAGGATGATGTATATTTTATTATCCCGTAAGGCACTTGAAATTGCAAAAAGAAAAAACTCTGACAG
Proteins encoded:
- a CDS encoding Rossmann-like and DUF2520 domain-containing protein; this encodes MRIGFIGAGKVGFTLGKYFAVNGLDVAGYYSRNYKSAEEAAAFTCSEAFDSITRLAGICDIIFLTVTDGNIREVAESLKRAGISDRIICHCSGALSSEIFSDITGCTGYSVHPFFAINNKYDSYKELTSTLFTIEGPDTHRDCVASLIRQCGNKVIFIQPDMKARYHGAAVFASNLLMGLMETAVDELAACGFSKEDALTAIYPLALNNLKHLENNSLEDSLTGPLERNDVSTVRKHLGCFKGDDRMMYILLSRKALEIAKRKNSDRDYREMEDLLYDNSHYTYEYETEGR